One part of the Ruegeria sp. SCSIO 43209 genome encodes these proteins:
- a CDS encoding FAD-binding oxidoreductase, with protein MSEKKTIAIIGAGIVGVSAAVWLQRDGHKVILIDKAGPGEGTSHGNGGVLASCSIVPVTVPGLLRKAPKMLLSPSQPLFLRWGYLPKLIPWLTRYLSHANASDVERIASALTPIVGDSLNDHKALAEGTGAEKWIVPSDYLFLYKDRAHFNDDAFGWDIRRRNGFTWDELEGPGFHAYDPVYSEDIGFAAKLSNHGHITDPGRYVKDLAAYVEAHGGTILRAAIDDVVQENGRVTGIRAAGETIACDTAIVTAGVWSGPLAKRLGISVPLETERGYHLELVEPSAMPRSPVMVVSGKFVATPMDGRIRLAGIVEFGGLDAPPSRAPFELMRKNARMAFPGLTWKEEVEWMGHRPAPTDSIPIIGEAPGISGAYMGFGHHHIGLTGGPKTGRLLAQMIAGRTPNTDMSVYAPSRFAT; from the coding sequence ATGAGCGAGAAGAAGACCATAGCGATCATCGGCGCCGGGATCGTTGGCGTGTCTGCTGCGGTATGGCTGCAGCGGGATGGTCACAAGGTAATCCTGATCGACAAGGCCGGACCGGGAGAGGGCACCTCACATGGCAATGGGGGCGTGCTGGCGTCCTGCTCGATTGTTCCGGTGACTGTTCCAGGGCTGCTCCGGAAGGCGCCCAAAATGCTGCTAAGCCCGTCTCAGCCGTTGTTCCTGAGATGGGGGTATCTTCCAAAGCTGATCCCTTGGCTAACCCGCTATCTGAGTCATGCGAATGCATCAGATGTGGAACGCATCGCGTCAGCTTTGACGCCAATTGTTGGCGATAGCCTGAACGACCACAAAGCGTTGGCCGAGGGAACAGGCGCTGAAAAGTGGATTGTGCCGTCTGACTATCTGTTCTTGTACAAGGACCGCGCGCATTTCAATGATGATGCGTTTGGCTGGGACATTCGGCGCAGAAACGGATTCACATGGGACGAATTGGAAGGCCCGGGCTTTCACGCCTACGACCCGGTCTATAGTGAAGATATCGGTTTTGCGGCGAAACTTTCGAATCATGGCCACATCACGGATCCAGGTCGGTACGTCAAAGATCTGGCGGCGTATGTCGAGGCACATGGGGGCACAATCCTACGTGCAGCGATCGATGACGTGGTTCAGGAAAATGGCCGCGTAACTGGTATACGGGCGGCAGGCGAAACCATCGCGTGCGATACGGCAATTGTAACTGCGGGCGTTTGGTCGGGGCCTTTGGCTAAGCGTTTAGGCATTTCTGTTCCCCTTGAAACCGAACGCGGCTATCATCTTGAATTGGTGGAGCCTTCTGCCATGCCGCGCAGTCCGGTCATGGTGGTTTCCGGCAAATTTGTCGCCACACCGATGGATGGCCGCATTCGTTTGGCTGGCATCGTGGAATTTGGCGGTCTTGATGCGCCACCCTCACGCGCGCCGTTTGAATTGATGCGCAAGAATGCCCGGATGGCCTTCCCGGGTTTGACATGGAAGGAGGAAGTGGAATGGATGGGGCACCGCCCAGCACCAACCGACTCGATCCCGATTATCGGTGAGGCTCCGGGGATCAGCGGTGCGTATATGGGCTTTGGGCACCATCACATTGGCCTGACAGGCGGGCCGAAAACGGGGCGACTTCTGGCCCAGATGATTGCGGGCAGAACACCGAACACTGACATGAGCGTCTACGCGCCCTCGCGTTTCGCAACATAG
- a CDS encoding LysR family transcriptional regulator has protein sequence MSLRFRQLQAFHAIMETGTVTGAASVLGISQPGISNLLAQLEREARLPLFERNKGRLLPTPEAELLYREVDTVVRGLDHVAQAVTDLQNKHPGQLQIAAPHLLSFGFMPREIARFAESRPNLSVSFQSQYSSKIQEWVISGLFEIGIVEMPILHDTLNYQVFEFETLATFPETSPLADYDVLTPEILENEPFIVMGPEHQTHRRTRDIFQSAGRNWRTQIHTHLSENLLSFVKQGMGVAMIDPFTVTFDDESGYQTRPFRPAVMLDLAIITAKGRPLSTIAQDFLAQLTPSIASYATHSETGAAAS, from the coding sequence ATGTCCCTGCGATTTCGTCAGCTACAGGCTTTTCACGCCATCATGGAAACCGGCACTGTCACGGGTGCGGCCTCGGTGCTTGGGATTTCACAGCCCGGGATCAGCAATCTGTTGGCACAGCTAGAGCGCGAAGCGCGTTTGCCGCTGTTTGAACGCAACAAAGGCCGGTTGCTGCCTACGCCAGAAGCTGAACTTCTATACCGCGAGGTTGATACGGTTGTTCGGGGGCTGGATCACGTAGCGCAGGCGGTCACGGATCTGCAGAACAAGCATCCGGGTCAATTGCAGATCGCCGCACCACATCTGCTATCCTTCGGCTTCATGCCGCGTGAGATCGCTCGCTTCGCAGAAAGCCGCCCGAACCTGTCGGTGAGTTTTCAGTCGCAGTATTCCTCGAAGATTCAAGAATGGGTAATCTCTGGCCTGTTTGAGATCGGCATTGTCGAGATGCCCATTCTGCATGACACACTGAACTATCAGGTCTTTGAGTTCGAAACGCTGGCGACCTTTCCGGAAACCAGCCCTTTGGCAGATTATGATGTACTCACACCTGAAATTCTAGAAAACGAACCATTCATCGTGATGGGGCCAGAGCATCAAACCCACCGACGAACTCGGGACATCTTCCAATCAGCAGGGCGCAACTGGCGGACCCAGATTCACACCCATCTGTCAGAAAACCTGCTAAGTTTCGTCAAGCAGGGCATGGGGGTCGCGATGATCGATCCCTTCACTGTCACCTTTGACGACGAGAGCGGGTATCAAACCCGCCCCTTCCGACCGGCTGTGATGCTTGATCTGGCCATTATCACCGCGAAAGGGCGACCCCTATCAACGATTGCACAAGATTTTCTGGCTCAGCTAACCCCTTCGATCGCCTCTTATGCCACCCATTCCGAAACCGGTGCAGCGGCCTCGTGA
- a CDS encoding enolase C-terminal domain-like protein, producing MGDLTQKIIGYDLWHLELPVTSRRDHGIGSVEGTCEVVVLRLRSEDGSEGFGEASPWSVFTGTPEATYAALDRYLRPLVVGARVGDRSAIMAQAAYAVAHCTEAKAALETALLDLAGRISEVPVWSLLGGKCRGTIPLSCSIANPDFAQDVELLAQLQADGVRIVKLKTGFKDHAFDIMRLEYLAQNHPDFRVRVDYNQGLSIEDAPAQVRDVAQFAPDFIEQPVRAHQFSMMGKLRQMIDVPLLADESVFGPEDMERAARDGICDGVSVKIMKSGGPTRGQTVARIAAAHGLTAYGGDMFEAGLAHLAGTHMIAATPEITLGCEFYQASYFLKEDILESPFQVSSGEVVVPDAPGLGNRPDVTKLEQYAVAKAVVA from the coding sequence ATGGGCGATCTGACACAGAAAATCATCGGCTATGATCTTTGGCACCTTGAGTTGCCCGTGACGTCTCGCCGTGATCATGGCATCGGGTCCGTCGAAGGAACATGCGAAGTCGTCGTCCTGCGGCTGAGATCCGAGGACGGCAGTGAAGGATTTGGTGAGGCCTCTCCCTGGTCTGTCTTCACGGGCACCCCAGAGGCCACTTATGCAGCCCTTGATCGCTATTTGCGCCCACTTGTGGTTGGGGCCAGAGTGGGCGACCGTTCAGCGATCATGGCACAGGCAGCTTATGCCGTGGCTCATTGCACCGAGGCGAAAGCTGCATTGGAAACCGCTTTGCTGGATCTTGCGGGCAGAATCAGCGAGGTTCCTGTTTGGTCTCTGCTGGGCGGGAAGTGCCGAGGAACCATTCCACTCAGTTGCTCAATTGCGAACCCGGATTTTGCTCAGGATGTTGAGCTGCTGGCACAATTGCAGGCCGACGGCGTTCGGATTGTAAAGCTCAAGACCGGGTTCAAGGATCACGCCTTCGATATCATGCGGTTGGAGTATCTCGCGCAGAACCATCCGGATTTCAGGGTTCGTGTTGATTACAATCAGGGGCTCAGTATCGAGGACGCACCGGCACAGGTTCGCGATGTTGCGCAATTCGCTCCGGATTTCATTGAGCAACCTGTCCGCGCTCATCAATTCAGCATGATGGGCAAGTTGCGACAGATGATTGACGTCCCACTTCTAGCTGATGAGAGCGTCTTTGGCCCCGAAGACATGGAACGGGCAGCGCGTGACGGTATCTGTGACGGGGTTTCAGTGAAAATCATGAAATCAGGTGGCCCGACGCGAGGCCAGACTGTGGCCCGTATCGCTGCTGCACATGGTTTGACAGCCTATGGCGGTGATATGTTCGAGGCCGGATTGGCGCATCTGGCAGGCACACATATGATTGCTGCAACACCTGAGATAACGTTGGGCTGCGAGTTCTATCAAGCCTCCTACTTCCTGAAAGAAGACATTCTTGAAAGCCCCTTCCAAGTAAGCAGCGGCGAAGTTGTAGTCCCTGACGCACCCGGCCTCGGAAACAGGCCTGATGTAACCAAGCTTGAGCAGTATGCAGTGGCCAAGGCGGTCGTGGCATGA
- a CDS encoding TRAP transporter large permease, producing the protein MENISVIILFLFVLFTLLGTGVWVGLALMGVAWVGMELFTTRPVGDVMITTIWSASSSWTLTALPMFIWMGEILYRTRLSEDMFKGLSPWMAPLPGGLVHTNIVGCTVFAAVSGSSAATLTTVGKMSIPELRKRNYPERMVIGTLTGAATLGLMIPPSLTLIVYGVTINESITKLFFAGILPGLVLAAMFMGYVAIYSKVGKDWNPNDESKLTFSEKIKNSRFLLPVILLIMVVIGSMYLGYATATEAAAFGVIGGLLLAAGQGSLNWKTFTESLMGATRTSAMIALILAGAAFLSLSMGFTGLPRGLADLIAGWELTRFELLMVLLVFYVILGCFLDGISSVVLTMAVVEPMIRDAGIDLIWFGIFIVVVVEMAQITPPIGFNLFVMQGMTNHEMSYIARAAIPMFLIMVLMVFVLIWFPELATWLPENLRQSPGG; encoded by the coding sequence ATGGAAAATATATCCGTTATTATCCTCTTCCTCTTTGTCCTTTTCACCTTGCTGGGCACCGGTGTCTGGGTCGGGCTCGCTCTGATGGGCGTCGCCTGGGTCGGGATGGAGCTGTTCACGACGCGCCCGGTGGGTGATGTGATGATCACGACGATCTGGTCGGCTTCGTCATCCTGGACGCTGACCGCCTTGCCGATGTTCATTTGGATGGGCGAGATCCTCTACCGAACGCGATTGTCCGAAGACATGTTCAAAGGCCTGTCGCCGTGGATGGCACCTTTGCCCGGAGGGCTGGTTCACACGAATATCGTAGGCTGTACGGTGTTTGCCGCGGTATCGGGGTCATCTGCCGCGACGTTGACCACGGTTGGCAAGATGTCGATCCCGGAACTGCGAAAGCGCAACTATCCCGAACGCATGGTCATCGGCACGCTGACCGGCGCGGCAACACTTGGGCTAATGATCCCACCGTCACTGACGTTGATCGTGTACGGCGTTACGATCAACGAGTCCATTACCAAGCTGTTCTTTGCAGGCATCCTGCCCGGTCTTGTGCTTGCCGCAATGTTCATGGGCTATGTCGCCATCTATTCGAAAGTTGGCAAAGACTGGAACCCCAACGATGAGAGCAAGCTGACCTTTTCCGAAAAGATTAAGAACTCTCGCTTTCTGTTGCCAGTGATCCTGCTGATCATGGTGGTAATCGGATCGATGTATCTGGGTTATGCTACGGCGACCGAGGCGGCGGCTTTCGGTGTGATTGGCGGACTGCTACTGGCAGCAGGGCAGGGATCGTTGAACTGGAAGACCTTCACTGAAAGTTTGATGGGCGCAACCCGCACCAGTGCGATGATTGCGCTGATCCTAGCGGGTGCTGCGTTCCTGTCATTGTCGATGGGCTTTACCGGCCTGCCGCGCGGGCTTGCGGATTTGATCGCGGGCTGGGAACTGACCCGGTTCGAACTGCTCATGGTTCTGCTGGTATTCTACGTCATTCTGGGATGCTTCCTTGATGGGATTTCTTCGGTTGTGCTAACCATGGCCGTTGTCGAGCCTATGATCCGGGACGCCGGGATCGATCTGATCTGGTTCGGAATCTTCATCGTGGTCGTTGTCGAGATGGCGCAGATCACACCGCCTATTGGTTTCAACCTGTTCGTGATGCAGGGCATGACTAACCATGAAATGAGCTATATCGCCCGCGCTGCGATCCCGATGTTCCTGATCATGGTGCTGATGGTGTTCGTTCTGATCTGGTTCCCCGAGTTGGCGACGTGGCTGCCCGAAAACCTGCGTCAAAGCCCCGGTGGGTAG
- a CDS encoding TRAP transporter small permease: MAAMRGLRSVLDFIYLAAGVLAALSLIAILVLIVVQMLARWTGEVFPGAPDYAGYAMAAASFLAFANALNRGSHIRVSILLNAVPDGFRRILEIWCFAIGSAVMWYFCWYAYRFVYWSWKFNDISQGQDKTALWIPQSTMLIGAVILAIALTDHLFHVLFKGDHRITRDLADQSHGE, translated from the coding sequence ATGGCGGCAATGCGAGGGCTCAGGTCCGTACTGGATTTCATTTATCTGGCAGCAGGGGTTCTGGCGGCGCTCAGCCTGATTGCCATTCTGGTGTTGATTGTTGTGCAAATGCTGGCCCGTTGGACCGGTGAGGTGTTTCCCGGCGCGCCAGACTATGCTGGATATGCGATGGCCGCTGCGTCTTTTCTGGCCTTCGCCAACGCCCTGAACCGAGGCAGCCATATTAGAGTCTCCATTCTCCTGAACGCGGTTCCCGATGGCTTTCGCAGAATTCTGGAAATCTGGTGCTTTGCGATTGGTTCGGCGGTCATGTGGTATTTCTGCTGGTATGCCTATCGCTTTGTGTACTGGAGCTGGAAGTTCAACGATATCAGCCAGGGGCAAGATAAAACCGCCCTTTGGATACCGCAATCTACCATGCTGATCGGAGCGGTCATTCTGGCCATCGCGCTGACTGATCACCTGTTCCATGTCCTGTTCAAGGGTGATCACCGCATCACCCGTGATCTGGCCGATCAGAGCCACGGAGAGTAA
- a CDS encoding UDP-glucose/GDP-mannose dehydrogenase family protein, protein MRIAMIGTGYVGLVSGVCFSDFGHDVICVDKSDRKIKMLQNGEVPIYEPGLDVLMAKNVAAGRLTFTTDLAAAVDGADAVFIAVGTPTRRGDGHADLTYVMAAAEEIAQAITGYTVVVTKSTVPVGTNRKVHEVVSGANPKAEFDVASNPEFLREGAAIDDFMRPDRVVVGVESERAADVMAEIYRPLYLRDFPILTTDLESAEMIKYAANAFLATKITFINEIAGLCERAGGDVKEVARGIGLDGRIGNKFLHAGPGYGGSCFPKDTAALARIGQDFAHPMQITETVIRVNDEVKKRMIEKIRDACDDSFNGKTVAVLGVTFKPNTDDMRDAPSLTIVPALIGGGAQVRVVDPQGRAEGEALLPGVKWMDDPYAAAKDADVVVLLTEWNEFRALNLSELAETMKSPRMVDLRNIYSSTMVLGSGFEAYVSVGVGDRQ, encoded by the coding sequence ATGCGCATTGCGATGATTGGCACCGGATATGTCGGTTTGGTGTCCGGGGTTTGCTTTTCGGACTTTGGCCATGATGTGATTTGCGTCGATAAATCCGATCGCAAGATCAAGATGCTTCAGAATGGAGAGGTGCCGATTTACGAGCCGGGCCTTGATGTGCTCATGGCCAAGAACGTGGCTGCTGGCCGCCTGACCTTTACCACCGACCTGGCCGCTGCGGTCGACGGCGCGGACGCGGTGTTCATCGCGGTGGGCACACCTACGAGACGCGGGGACGGGCACGCTGATCTGACTTATGTGATGGCCGCCGCCGAAGAAATCGCTCAGGCCATCACCGGCTATACGGTTGTCGTAACCAAATCGACTGTCCCGGTCGGCACCAACCGCAAGGTTCATGAAGTTGTCTCGGGTGCAAATCCGAAGGCGGAATTCGACGTCGCATCGAACCCCGAATTCCTGCGCGAGGGCGCTGCAATTGATGATTTTATGCGCCCGGATCGTGTTGTCGTAGGGGTCGAAAGCGAACGAGCGGCGGATGTCATGGCCGAGATTTACCGCCCGCTTTATCTGCGTGACTTTCCGATCCTGACCACTGATCTAGAAAGCGCCGAGATGATCAAATACGCGGCGAACGCATTCCTGGCGACCAAAATCACGTTCATCAATGAAATCGCCGGTCTTTGCGAGCGGGCAGGCGGCGATGTCAAAGAGGTGGCGCGCGGTATTGGTCTGGATGGGCGGATCGGCAACAAGTTTCTGCACGCAGGCCCTGGCTATGGCGGCTCGTGTTTTCCGAAAGACACCGCTGCACTTGCCCGGATCGGACAGGATTTTGCCCACCCGATGCAGATCACCGAAACCGTCATTCGTGTGAACGATGAGGTCAAGAAGCGGATGATCGAGAAGATCCGGGATGCCTGCGATGACAGCTTCAATGGCAAGACCGTGGCGGTTCTGGGTGTGACTTTCAAGCCCAACACCGATGATATGCGCGACGCACCTTCCCTGACTATCGTTCCCGCCCTGATCGGTGGCGGTGCCCAGGTCCGCGTTGTCGATCCGCAAGGCCGTGCCGAGGGGGAAGCGCTGCTTCCTGGCGTCAAGTGGATGGATGATCCCTACGCCGCGGCCAAAGATGCGGACGTTGTTGTCTTGCTGACAGAATGGAACGAGTTCCGCGCCCTGAACCTGAGCGAACTGGCGGAGACGATGAAATCGCCCCGCATGGTCGACCTGCGCAATATCTACTCGTCCACCATGGTGCTGGGATCGGGTTTTGAGGCCTATGTCAGTGTCGGGGTCGGGGATCGGCAGTAG
- a CDS encoding TRAP transporter substrate-binding protein, translating to MKKLTSLLAATALTAAAAAPVMAEKWDMPMAYSASNFHSATGAEFAKCVTTGTGGEIEIVTHPSGSLFKGADIKRAIQTGQAPIGERLLSGHQNENALFGFDSIPFLATSFDDSAKLWDAAKPSIEKLLAEQNLTLLYAVPWPPQGLYFKNEVNSVADMEGIKFRSYNNATSRLAELTGMLPVTIEAAEISQAFATGVADSMVSSGSTGYDRKVWESLNYFYEVDAWLPRNYVMVNSDVWAGVSDANKNVIKGCAELAEYAGNWRAKEYTGFTLQGLRDGGMTVGPASEQMTNELKEIGVTMTNEWLEAAGDEGKAIVDAFNSQ from the coding sequence ATGAAAAAACTGACAAGCCTTCTGGCAGCAACCGCTCTGACGGCTGCCGCAGCAGCGCCAGTAATGGCAGAGAAATGGGATATGCCGATGGCCTATTCGGCATCAAACTTCCACTCGGCCACGGGCGCGGAGTTCGCCAAATGTGTGACCACCGGCACAGGTGGTGAGATTGAGATTGTCACGCACCCTTCCGGCTCGCTGTTCAAAGGTGCCGACATCAAGCGTGCGATCCAGACCGGGCAAGCCCCGATTGGTGAGCGTCTGCTGTCTGGGCACCAGAACGAAAACGCGCTGTTCGGCTTTGATTCCATCCCGTTCCTGGCCACGTCATTCGATGATAGCGCCAAGCTGTGGGATGCGGCAAAGCCGTCCATCGAAAAGCTGCTGGCTGAACAGAACCTGACGCTGCTTTACGCCGTGCCTTGGCCGCCTCAAGGGCTTTATTTCAAGAACGAAGTGAACTCGGTTGCGGATATGGAGGGGATCAAGTTCCGCTCCTACAACAACGCCACCTCACGCCTGGCCGAACTGACTGGGATGCTGCCCGTCACCATCGAGGCGGCTGAGATTAGCCAGGCCTTTGCCACCGGAGTAGCGGATTCCATGGTATCATCCGGGTCGACCGGCTATGACCGGAAGGTCTGGGAAAGCCTGAACTACTTCTATGAAGTGGATGCCTGGTTGCCGCGCAACTACGTGATGGTGAACTCGGATGTCTGGGCCGGTGTCTCGGATGCGAACAAGAACGTCATCAAAGGCTGTGCGGAACTGGCCGAGTATGCAGGTAACTGGCGCGCCAAGGAATATACCGGCTTTACGCTTCAGGGTCTGCGCGATGGCGGCATGACAGTTGGTCCTGCATCCGAACAGATGACGAATGAGCTGAAAGAAATCGGCGTCACCATGACCAACGAATGGCTTGAGGCCGCCGGAGACGAAGGCAAAGCTATCGTCGACGCGTTCAACTCTCAGTAA